The Macaca nemestrina isolate mMacNem1 chromosome 9, mMacNem.hap1, whole genome shotgun sequence genome includes the window GAACTGGGGAGTCAAAGTGAGGGGCTGGACAAGGTctggctctctgcaagctcccaAGCTGGTAGGAAAGAGAAGGCATAGACAAGAAGGACCCATGCTGCCAAGAGAATGTTCCTTGTCCTCCCCAAGAGAGGTAGGAGACAGTAGGGGCGGCTCCAGACAAGAGGGCTTCACGGAGTGGGTATATGTGAAGCATAAGCCACAGTTAGTGGGtgacaggttgttcagttttcctGGAGTTTTGGATCAAGATGAGGCTAGAAAGGTTCACTGGAGCCAGCTCCCAGGGGGCACTGCATGCTGGGCTGAGGAGCTTTGGCTATGTCCATTTGGCACTAGGGAGCCAGTGAAGGTTTTGGAGCTGGGGAGTGGCAAGCCAGAGCTCACTCCTTGGGAAGACTTGGCTGGCTGCGTGGGTCACAGCAGGATGGGGGTTGGGCAGCTTTGTGATGGGATCCTGGCCAGCTGACTGGGACAGGAGCTGGGCAGCCCAGGTCCTCCCTCTGCCCACCCTTCAAATTTGGGACCTGACCAAAATGTTTAACCCTGGCGTTGGGGTGAGAGGTCAAGGGTTTGGGATTCTGAGAAGCCCATCCTGGGGTGGGACTGCTTTGACAGGTAGTCAGCAAAGCACTCACCAAAACCATAGATAGCATCCCTAGTGTGGGCCGGACCCGAGACCCCACAGCTGTCCTGGAGAGATCTAGACCATCCCACCCTCAAGGAGGCCGCTGCTTTCCCTGGGTGAGGTGTGGAGCTGCTGTGAGCTGTCCTCCTCCAAGCCCCGGTGGCATCACCTCCAGCTGCTGGAAGTGCCTGCCTCTTGCCACTCTGTCACAGCACCCGCTCTGGCCTCTGAAGGGAGCCTCCTTGTTTATCCTCAGTCCTTCCTGATCGATCCTAACGTGGGTGCCTGAAGAGGGGCCACCAAGATGGCTGCCAAGACCGTGCTTGGAGAGCCCCGCTTGCTCCTCCTCCCAGCCGGCACCCAGGCATCTGATCCACCAGGAGGGAGGCAGCTGCTCCCACAGGCAGCGCCAGGCAGATGCTGGCAGCATCCAGGAAACCCAAGGAAGGCAGCCCCGAGGTTTTGCTCCAGCACTGGGCCAGCACAGATGGCAGGACAGTGCCTTGGCCCCGGTGTAGGCTGAGCATTTCACTTAGCTAAAGAAAACCTTTGCCATTTGGCAACTTCTCCAAGCTGGGCTTTGGCACGTGGAGGGCAAGGCTTCTGTGGCGAGTGAGGGTGCTGATTCTAGGAGGTGGTTACAAGCCCTAGGTTGTACCCTGTGGAGCCTCAGGCCAAAGGCCCAGATGACCACGAGTGCTCATCTCTTGACCAGAAGTCTTTCATCAGGCAGCAGCTAGGGGGTCTGCAGAGAGGAAGGTGCTCTTCTGAGGATCATCTTTAGGGAAGGGCACTGGCCTGGGCATGCAAGGAGCTTCAGGGGTGAGTGTGTGGCCCGGGCTGCTTGGGCCACTGTCTTCCTGCAGCCTGCAGCACCGGtctctgaagcaggaggatctacAGGTAGACCTGGGGGGCGTGGGGGCATGTGTGTGGACACCCCGTCACATCTTGGTAGACTCCGTGCAGTTACAGTGGCCGCGGTGGTCGTCAGGGCCCGGCAGGGGCCGTCGAGGGGCGGTGGGCCGGCCGTGGCGGAAGCTGTGCAGGGAGAGGCGCAGGGAGCCCAGGCGCTTCCAGAGCCGGAGCTGGGGCTCACTGGGGCTCCCGGGGTGGTGGGGCATGCACTCGCGAGCCCTGCGGCGGCTCGGGTCCAGCGCGGCCGGCTTGCAGAGCGTCATGAACAGCAGACAGGTGGCCAGCAGGAGGAAGATGCAGGCCAGGGCAATGAGCATGGGGACGGGGTCAGTTGCCTCTGCAAGGGTCCCGGGAGTGACGGGAGCTGAGAGAAAGGCGAGGGGGCTGATGGTTGGGGAGCTGTCAAGGCTGGGGCCCTCTGTGCTCATGGCTCCTGCAACAGCAACAGGACAGAAGCTCAAAGCCAGATCAGCTGGACCCAGGGCAGCGGGTGTTGGGGAGACTTACCTAGGGAACATGGATGGGGTGAGGCACTGTTAAACTGGACAGCATCATACCCACATCACAGGTTAGGACAGCGAGGTCCAGAGACATGACAAGTCTAAGCGCACACACAGCTGAGCAGTGATGGAGCTGGGCCCAAGCTCAAGCCCTCTTCCTGCTCCACCCCTGCCCATCTGACATGGAGACAAGAGGGCAGTGCCTGTCCGCATTTTCACATCAATCCTCGTGGATCATCACAGGGTCTTAGGCCTGGAAACTTGGGACCAACTCCGTCAATAACTTGCTCTGTGGCCAGCAGCGAGTTATGGATGGTAAGAGGCTACAGCTGCCAGGGTCCCTAGCAGTTATCTAATGCTCAAGCTGCAAACTGGGGACCCACAGGTGTGTTTAGTTGGGTCCTTGCCATGTTTTTATCAATTTAATTGtgagtattttcaaaataataacagatttcacaaaaatatctGGGTGCCTGAACTCCCTTGAAATGTCAGAATTTCACCACTGGCACTGGCCCATGTTCCTGCCTCATCCCCGTGTCTGGGGTTGAGCAGCCACTGCCCCTGTAGACAGGGCACTGACCTCCCACTCCCCACACTCCCCACAGGCCCACCACAGACCTTATTTCACCTGCCTGGCCCTGTAGGGATTCCTGTGGCTGCTTCCCAATGCAGTCCAACTTGCTCCCATGACAGGTGGAAAACTGAGGTCCAAAGAGGGGATTTGGCATTAGGGAGCCAGTGAAGGTTTTAGAGGTGGGGAGTGACAAGCCAGAGCTCACTCCTTGGGAAGGCTTGGCTGGCTGCATTGTGGGTCacagcagggtggggtggggcagctTGGTGGTGGGAAGGCCAAGGCCATATTGTGAGCCAGTGGCTGAGTAAAGGCCAGAAGCAGGTCTCCTGACTCCTGGCCCCACGGCCTTGCCACCCCTCTGGCCCCTAACCCTTTCTGAGCTCAGTGAACTGCTCTGGGAACAGGTGGGAAATACACCCACAAGGAGTTGACAAGGGGGCCATGATGTCCCCCCAGGAACATCATGCACCTGACAGGGCATTTTCATTCCCACCGAAGATCATCCCATTAGATGCAGTGCAGCAGATGGTCCTTGTCGATGGAAAACCAGGCTGAGCTTTTGGCTCAGTAGGTCTAGGGTGATAAAAACGCTCACAGAGCCTGGCCGGCAGATAACGCATGGCCAGAGGGTACAGATGAGCAGCGCCACCTGGAGAGCACCGACTGGGCCCTCTCGAGGAAGTGGACGAGCCTCAGCCCAGACCCACGGTGCCAGTGCTGGAGTGCAGGCCCAGTGTGGGCAGCTCTGTCAATTTcccaagagaagccagaaatctggatttttttaagGCAAACATTCTAGACATTTAAATGTTGGCAGCTAATTCAAACTTGTTgaaggcaagaaagaagagaggtggggtgggggagaacaCAGCAAAAGCCAAATAAACTTGATTTCAAAATAATGTGAaatgaattttcaaatatttgaaacacTCCATAGGCCAAACCAAACACATAAGCAGAGGACGTCCAGCCTGCAGGTCAGCATATGTGATCTTTAAATTCTACTGACGTGGACAAGCAATCCCAGGGGTTCTGATAAAAAGTCATGATTTCCCTTTGACCTTGGGGTCTTTCCTTTTCATGAGGGTGGAGGATAGCAGATTTTCCTCCTTCCCAACTTGCAGCTTAGATAGCAGTTGAGTTTCTAGCACGGAAGATCAGGAGGAGGAAAGGCGTCAGGTCACGCTCAGAGAAGCCCTGCCATAGGTAGTGGGGAGGGGAGCGGGCCACCTAGTCCCCCACCCGAGGGACTCCTGTCCCTACCCCGGGCACTCACCAGCAGTCGCAGGACCTCACTCCTGGCTCCCCGTGCCCAGTCGACTGAGGGCATGCAGAGCACCCCACCTCCTACCCACTCCCCACCACAACCCCTCCCAGTGCTTCCAGGCAGAAAACGACCCCTCCCAGCGCCCGGCTGGAAAGTGTGATGCCCGTCTAGCTGCCCAGGGCCTCCGCCTTTGCGGCATCAGGCCTAGAGAGCACTCTGGCTGGGCAGCTGTGCATGGGTTGGTCTTTCCTTGAGTCTGAGCAGGGAGGAGGGACAGGGTGTGCTCACTGCCCACTGTCGTGGGGAGAAAATCAGCCATCCCTCTCTTCTACCCTGGACGATGCTTGGCCGGGAATAAGAAAACGGCAGCCTGAAATGGGGAATGCCTCAATCCTACTAGTTCTAATGTTATTTCAAGGCCTTCAAAGGAATCTGGAGACCCTACTGGGTTAGCAAAGAGGATCCAAGCTTCAGGCCTTGGGACCtgctttaataaaaaaataagtgaggccaggcgtgttggctcacgcctgtaatcccagcactttgggaggccaaggcaggaggttcacttgagcccaggagtttgagaacagcttgggcaacatagtgagacatcatttctaaaaaaaaaaaaaaaatttttaattagccaggtgttgtggtatgtgcctgtggccccagctactcaggaggctaaggcagaaggatcatttgaacccaaaagtttgaggctacagtgagctagattcatgccactgcactacagcctgagcgacagagcaacactctgtctcaaaaaaaaaaaaaaaaaaaagttaagtggAGTTGTAATTAGCATCTGAGTAGTTCCTGTGGCAACGATCCTAAGTGCTTGAAAACAACACGACACCCTTCCTGGAGCACGAGGCAAGTCCAGATGCCAGGCCCCTTGACACCCTCTACTGACCAACCAGCAAAGGCCAGCAAGTGCTGGGAGCGGACGCCTTGCCCGGACCAAGGCCAGGAATCATCTGGAGGGCAGTTGAAGCCACTCCCTTCCCACTGGGACCAGGGTACACcagcaggccctgctctggacatATCTCTGCAAGCTCAGTGTAGAAGCCTCCTCTTCCCTTGGAGTTCCACAGAGCAGGACCTGCTGTGGGCAGAGAAGACTGCTGTGTGGCCTCGGGCTGGTCCCTGCCCCTTACTGGGCCTTGTTTCCACTCTCTACAGAACCAGAGGACTGCCTAGGTCTGAACGCACCCTCACATTCTCCCAGGAGTCCCTCAGCAAGGGTCTCCACCACACTTCCCTCTCCAAGCCTTCTCCAGCAGTCCCCCAAGCACTGACCTCAGAGCCAGACCCCAGCTGTCCCAAGCTCTGTGGAGACGTCTTCTCAGCTGTGGAAGGGAGGCCCGAAGAGCCCTGGGCAGTACCTGTgaccccagccctgcccaggcTCTGCTGTGCCCTGCAGCCCTCGgtcagcctggccagcagagtGGCCTCCCCGTCACTCCCCAGCTGGACCTGGCTTTGTCTGGAAGAGTTCGGGATCTGCCTTGGGGGAGGGGATAGCTAAGGGAGAAGGGATGGCAACTgggttgggaagagggagaagggagcTGTCCAGAGACTCTAGGAtgctcccccccgcccccccccgccTTCCCACCGCCTCGCTCCAGCCTGTCTCCTTGGAGCCTTCTCAGGGCTGGGGGACTCTGGGAAGACGCAGAGGGAGGGCTTTACTGCCTCTGTGGCCCCGTGGCGCTCACCTTCCCCTGTTGGAAGTTTGAATGGTATGGTCGGCGGCAGCCAGCGGGTCGCTATTCAGTGGCTGCCAGCCACCAGGTTACCCGGGAGAGAGGTTACCAGCCATGGCGGGAGGGGAGCAGGCAGAGTGTTGGGCCCTGGCAGCCCCTGAGGCCCCTCTTGCAGCGTCCCTGGGCCCCGCTCCTTCCAGGCTTTTCCCTCGGCTTCTAGAAAAGCACCTTTCCTTTGAAGGTGTCTGGCTACAGAAGCGAGGGGTGAGGGGCATCTTCAAAGGTCAGGGGTATCCCAGGGCAGAAAGCACAAGAGTGAGGGACTGCGAAGGCCATGCTCCCCACAGTGCGAGTGAGCCACAGGAGACCTCCACCGGAGGCTCTTtccaaaccacacacacacaaacacacacacacaaacacagacacacacttccctcccccagccttctTTCTCCCCAGAAGCCAGAGCTTCTCTGGCAACCAGCCGCCTGCTTAGGAGCCCAAGTCTTCCGCAGCTTCCCCACCAGGGACCTCCAAGCTCCCAGAAGTGCAACTCAAGACGGGAGTCATGGCTCTGTCCAAGACCTGAGCCTCGGACCCATTCCCTTTTTTGGAGCCCCAGTTTATGGTTTTTAGCTCTTCCCTCCTGCCTTTGCCCACAAAAAGAGGCACTGTCTGCCAACTCCAAGATGGACAGGAGCTTTCCTATAGGCTGTTAGGGCTGGAGCGGTCCTCAAGGGTCATCTAACTCCTCTTCTGAGAGAAGAGCCCCCCTCTTCTCTCAGAGGAccaaactgaggcccagagaggtgtgACCTGCCCAGAGGCACCCAGCAAGGGAGTGGTGGGAGACTTGGTGTGTCCCCTGTGCCGggtgggcaggggcaggcagTAGGCATCCAGTGTAGGCAAAGCATCCAGCCCAAAGGTGTTCCCAATGCCTAGAGCCCCCATTGGGATtcctgcccctcccatcacagcctTCACTGCCCTCATTTTCCTTAACTTCCTCTTCTAAAACCAACTGAATACTTCATCTGTGGCCCCCATTCCTCCTga containing:
- the C9H10orf105 gene encoding uncharacterized protein C10orf105 homolog; this encodes MSTEGPSLDSSPTISPLAFLSAPVTPGTLAEATDPVPMLIALACIFLLLATCLLFMTLCKPAALDPSRRRARECMPHHPGSPSEPQLRLWKRLGSLRLSLHSFRHGRPTAPRRPLPGPDDHRGHCNCTESTKM